The proteins below are encoded in one region of Tessaracoccus aquimaris:
- a CDS encoding PQQ-binding-like beta-propeller repeat protein, translating to MRARTPWWAVGFVALGIGLAVAALIFQLGWVAWWIGLGLAAVALIYTVATRWGRRGAVIGCLLAAIMLAVPSLVIRIGGGPDIEEWPVALVGDVLVFHGPSGASGVSLTSGETLWEADLGGLQAAGGTLFASSVPGSEHGGVVDAATGKVLWTLPSHGAPSAVGSGTLAVTGGGSVTGYDSATGAELWRVPGTVLPETWCGTGPQMPLLLKAQQDWVAVSQFDRILVVDMATGEPSQARLDPQSVSIYGDRAIALDRKGGVVRVADLGTGDVRATDLRWQIGQKCYDVDGAPVYVDTLRDVVGIIDPASGEVVETDLETRGLEISGSMTRESVHGLPGRYRDGRVVDLTTGEPYPAMPGRPESRPEGHLVRDVLDDVLIVNSDVFDALGARHPMLLVVGERGQRLMAGPSRDDIVEAVAAVR from the coding sequence ATGCGGGCAAGGACACCGTGGTGGGCGGTCGGGTTCGTGGCGCTCGGGATCGGCCTCGCGGTCGCCGCGCTGATCTTCCAACTCGGGTGGGTCGCATGGTGGATCGGCCTCGGCCTCGCTGCGGTCGCGCTGATCTACACGGTCGCCACCCGCTGGGGAAGACGCGGCGCCGTGATCGGCTGCCTGCTGGCCGCCATCATGCTCGCAGTCCCCTCGCTGGTCATCAGGATCGGGGGAGGGCCGGACATTGAGGAGTGGCCCGTCGCGCTGGTCGGTGACGTGCTCGTCTTCCATGGCCCCTCCGGGGCGAGCGGCGTCAGCCTCACGAGCGGGGAGACGCTGTGGGAGGCAGACCTCGGTGGCCTACAGGCTGCCGGCGGAACCCTTTTCGCCTCGTCGGTCCCTGGGTCGGAGCACGGCGGCGTGGTCGACGCCGCTACGGGCAAGGTGTTGTGGACGCTTCCCTCTCACGGCGCACCGAGCGCCGTCGGCTCCGGGACGCTGGCCGTCACAGGTGGCGGAAGCGTGACGGGATACGACTCCGCGACCGGGGCCGAACTGTGGCGCGTCCCCGGCACGGTCCTCCCTGAGACGTGGTGCGGCACAGGGCCTCAGATGCCCCTGCTACTCAAGGCCCAGCAGGACTGGGTAGCCGTGTCGCAGTTTGACCGGATTCTGGTCGTCGACATGGCAACGGGGGAGCCCTCCCAGGCGCGTCTCGACCCGCAGTCGGTGAGCATCTACGGGGATCGGGCCATCGCTCTCGACCGGAAGGGCGGCGTTGTCCGGGTGGCCGACCTCGGCACCGGGGACGTCCGCGCTACCGACCTCCGGTGGCAGATAGGCCAGAAGTGCTACGACGTCGACGGCGCCCCGGTCTATGTCGACACCCTGCGGGATGTGGTCGGGATCATCGACCCCGCCTCGGGCGAGGTTGTGGAGACCGATCTCGAGACCCGTGGGCTGGAGATCTCTGGGAGTATGACGCGCGAATCGGTACACGGCCTCCCCGGCCGTTACAGGGACGGCCGGGTGGTCGACCTGACCACCGGCGAGCCCTACCCTGCGATGCCGGGGCGACCGGAGAGTCGCCCCGAGGGTCACCTTGTGAGGGACGTCCTGGACGACGTGCTGATCGTGAACAGCGACGTCTTCGATGCGCTCGGGGCCCGCCACCCGATGCTCCTGGTGGTGGGGGAGCGGGGGCAGCGGCTGATGGCCGGTCCCTCCCGCGACGACATCGTCGAAGCGGTCGCCGCCGTCCGGTGA
- a CDS encoding sugar phosphate isomerase/epimerase family protein, translating to MKIAGAPISWGVCEVPNWGYQMTPERVLTEMKEIGLTATEFGPQGWLPVDAEERAAVVGRFGLKPVGSFFLAVMHDPGFDPIPQVEQELKAFEAAGGEFLVLAADSGQDGYDDRPELDEEGWATLFNNMSRIREVCAAQGVTACIHPHWGTMVQNVDEVERVLDNSTVGLCLDTGHLTAGGADVVELVRKYADRVDIVHAKDVNKAMTDKLLPGELTWSEGIKGGMFTPIGQGDIDFAAIVGLLDSAGFDGYWVLEQDIMLDEEPPADGGPVANAKASFEALAALA from the coding sequence ATGAAGATCGCTGGTGCGCCCATTTCCTGGGGCGTGTGCGAGGTCCCGAACTGGGGCTACCAGATGACGCCGGAGCGCGTGCTGACCGAGATGAAGGAGATCGGCCTGACGGCGACCGAGTTCGGCCCGCAGGGCTGGCTCCCCGTCGACGCTGAGGAGCGGGCCGCCGTGGTCGGCAGGTTCGGCCTCAAGCCCGTCGGCTCGTTCTTCCTCGCCGTGATGCACGACCCCGGCTTCGACCCGATCCCGCAGGTCGAGCAGGAGCTGAAGGCGTTCGAGGCGGCAGGCGGCGAGTTCCTGGTGCTGGCCGCCGACTCCGGCCAGGACGGCTACGACGACCGCCCCGAGCTCGACGAGGAGGGCTGGGCGACCCTGTTCAACAACATGTCGCGGATCCGCGAGGTCTGCGCGGCGCAGGGCGTCACCGCCTGCATCCACCCCCACTGGGGAACCATGGTCCAGAACGTCGACGAGGTGGAGCGCGTGCTCGACAACTCGACGGTCGGCCTGTGCCTCGACACCGGCCACCTGACCGCAGGCGGCGCCGACGTCGTCGAACTGGTGCGCAAGTACGCCGACCGCGTCGACATCGTGCACGCCAAGGACGTCAACAAGGCCATGACCGACAAGCTGCTGCCCGGTGAGCTCACCTGGAGCGAGGGCATCAAGGGCGGCATGTTCACCCCGATCGGCCAGGGCGACATCGACTTCGCCGCGATCGTCGGGCTGCTCGACAGCGCCGGCTTCGACGGCTACTGGGTGCTCGAGCAGGACATCATGCTCGACGAGGAGCCCCCGGCCGACGGCGGCCCGGTCGCCAACGCCAAGGCCAGCTTCGAGGCCCTCGCCGCCCTGGCCTGA